CAACTGGGTGTGGTCCTAGCCATTGAATGAGGGCGGATGGACCTGTCCACACCTGCCAGGCTTACTGAGCAAgggctatcttgggttttttcttttttttttttttttaatcagacatCACACACCACAAGCTAAAAGACTAGGGTCTAAATTCCTTCTTTATTGATACCAAGGACAACCAAACCCTAGCTCCAGCCAGCTCCTGGAGACTCCCCTTCTTTCCTCATCGGGGCTGCCTGGTTGCTTCAGTCCACTCTGAAACATCGACAGCAGGCTTTGGTCCAGGAGGCAGCCAGGGAGACCAGGACCCATCCAGGGGAAGCCTGGGGAGCAGCCTGTGGGGGGAGATAGGTGGTTAGGGGACTAGGACTGACCATCAGAATGCATGTGTGTACCCACATGGCTAGGGAACAGGAAGGGTAGCCTAGGAGTCCGGCTGAGGATGCAGTGCTCACCAGTTCTCTAGGGCCTGAGTATTCGACCACAGCAAGCAGAGCTGGTCCTCTGAGGGCTTGGACCGGGTCAGGCTCTTCTCTGGGatattttctgtgtcctgctcactgccccccacccccaacccaaatTAGAATTAGTGGTAGTACTGGGATGCAGCGGGCTGCTGATAGGGGACCATACTAGGCCTGTCCCATACCAGCAAGTCTGGAGAATTCCACCTACACCTGCTCACCTGCGCTTCCCCACAAGACCCTGCAGCAGGCGCTGCAGCCTGGCGCTGTCCTGCAGGCGACTGAGCTCGCTGGTGAACGTCCCGTCTGAGTGTCTTGGGATcctggggaggggcggggcgagGAGGGTCAGAGTACGACAGTGTGGGCCTGTGGGCGTGGCCGTGGTGTAGTGGATCCCCCTTGACCCAGCTCACCTCGGGGGCGCA
The nucleotide sequence above comes from Peromyscus maniculatus bairdii isolate BWxNUB_F1_BW_parent chromosome 1, HU_Pman_BW_mat_3.1, whole genome shotgun sequence. Encoded proteins:
- the Sct gene encoding secretin isoform X2 encodes the protein MPTPPLLLLLLLLAGSTALPAPPRIPRHSDGTFTSELSRLQDSARLQRLLQGLVGKRSEQDTENIPEKSLTRSKPSEDQLCLLWSNTQALENCPISPHRLLPRLPLDGSWSPWLPPGPKPAVDVSEWTEATRQPR
- the Sct gene encoding secretin isoform X1 encodes the protein MPTPPLLLLLLLLAGSTALPAPPRIPRHSDGTFTSELSRLQDSARLQRLLQGLVGKRSEQDTENIPEKSLTRSKPSEDQLCLLWSNTQALENWLLPRLPLDGSWSPWLPPGPKPAVDVSEWTEATRQPR
- the Sct gene encoding secretin isoform X3, producing MPTPPLLLLLLLLAGSTALPAPPRIPRHSDGTFTSELSRLQDSARLQRLLQGLVGKRRTQKISQRRA